A genomic region of Candidatus Bathyarchaeota archaeon contains the following coding sequences:
- the porA gene encoding pyruvate ferredoxin oxidoreductase, with product MSKIIGLSGNEAAAYAAKQSKVDVVAAYPITPQTIIVERFSEYVANGEVETEFICVESEHSAMSACIGASLAGARVFTATCSQGLALMHEMLYIASGLRLPIVMDVANRALSAPINIHCDHSDMMGSRDCGWIQVFCENVQEVYDWTIQAFKLSEDLDVLLPTAVNFDGFTITHAMEDVNVLEDSDVEEFLSIRKTKYKLDPDEPMTFGALTLPDYYFEVKRQQEEAMKKAYEKYVNVVKQYEALSGRAYNYLHEFMLEDAEAAIICLGSTAGLVRQVAKKLRNKGRRVGVLKPWLFRPFPSKELLKALENVKSLAVLDRSLSFGAPFGPLCSDVITTLFSEEKTIPVFNVIYGLGGREITPKEVEDIFNLALKAAKTGKVEEKVKFVGVRE from the coding sequence TTGAGTAAAATAATTGGTTTAAGTGGTAATGAAGCTGCTGCTTATGCAGCTAAACAATCTAAGGTTGATGTTGTAGCAGCTTATCCTATTACACCTCAAACAATAATAGTTGAAAGATTTAGCGAATATGTGGCTAATGGAGAAGTTGAAACTGAGTTTATATGCGTTGAATCAGAGCATTCTGCTATGTCAGCTTGTATTGGAGCTAGCTTAGCTGGAGCTAGGGTTTTTACAGCTACATGCAGTCAGGGTTTAGCTTTAATGCATGAAATGCTTTATATAGCATCTGGTTTACGTTTACCAATTGTTATGGATGTGGCTAATAGAGCTTTATCAGCTCCAATAAATATTCATTGCGATCATTCAGATATGATGGGTTCAAGAGATTGCGGTTGGATTCAAGTGTTTTGCGAGAATGTTCAAGAAGTTTATGATTGGACAATTCAAGCCTTTAAGCTTTCTGAAGATTTAGATGTTCTTTTACCAACTGCCGTAAATTTCGACGGTTTTACTATAACTCATGCAATGGAGGATGTGAATGTTTTAGAAGATAGCGATGTTGAAGAATTTCTATCTATTAGAAAAACGAAATATAAGCTTGATCCTGATGAACCTATGACTTTTGGAGCACTTACGCTTCCAGATTATTATTTTGAAGTTAAAAGGCAGCAGGAAGAAGCTATGAAGAAAGCTTATGAAAAATACGTTAATGTAGTTAAACAGTATGAGGCGCTTTCAGGAAGAGCTTATAATTATCTACATGAATTTATGCTTGAAGATGCTGAAGCTGCTATAATATGCTTAGGAAGCACAGCAGGATTAGTTAGGCAGGTGGCTAAAAAACTTCGTAATAAAGGAAGAAGAGTTGGGGTTTTAAAACCTTGGCTTTTTAGGCCTTTTCCATCCAAAGAGCTTTTAAAAGCTTTAGAAAATGTTAAAAGCTTAGCTGTTTTAGATAGAAGCTTAAGTTTTGGGGCTCCATTCGGGCCTTTATGCAGTGATGTAATAACAACTTTATTTAGCGAAGAAAAAACAATTCCAGTATTTAATGTAATTTATGGATTAGGAGGGAGAGAAATAACTCCAAAAGAAGTTGAGGATATATTTAATTTAGCTTTAAAAGCTGCTAAAACAGGTAAAGTTGAGGAAAAAGTGAAGTTTGTAGGGGTGCGAGAATAA
- a CDS encoding pyruvate ferredoxin oxidoreductase (catalyzes the formation of acetyl-CoA from pyruvate and coenzyme A) codes for MYALKDLPKEELFCSGHRLCAGCAHPISVRMITKVLRGPTIMVSTTGCLEVSSSIYPHTAWKVPWAHVAFENGAAVASGIEAAFKAFRRRKVTDKRVDIIAICGDGGTYDIGIQAISGALERGHDFVYICHDNEAYMNTGIQRSGATPKGAATTTSPAGKEIPGKPEWKKDFIGICIAHGIEYAATATPAYWGDYLMKVRKAIEVDGPAVINVLTPCPLGWRYESKDTIKIARLAVLTRYFPIYEYEKGKYKLNIKVPKPLPVEEFLKIQGRFRHLFKPEFKKDLEEVKLYVEENWNRILKLCGET; via the coding sequence ATGTATGCCTTAAAAGATTTACCTAAAGAAGAGTTGTTTTGCTCAGGGCATAGATTATGCGCTGGATGCGCACATCCAATTTCAGTTAGAATGATAACTAAAGTTTTAAGGGGACCAACCATAATGGTGAGCACTACAGGATGCTTAGAAGTTTCAAGCAGTATTTATCCTCATACAGCATGGAAAGTACCTTGGGCGCATGTAGCTTTTGAAAACGGTGCTGCTGTTGCAAGCGGGATTGAAGCTGCATTTAAGGCTTTTAGGAGAAGGAAAGTTACAGATAAAAGGGTTGATATTATTGCTATATGTGGTGATGGGGGAACATATGACATAGGAATTCAAGCAATTTCAGGAGCTTTAGAAAGGGGTCATGATTTTGTATATATATGTCATGATAATGAAGCCTATATGAATACTGGAATTCAAAGATCAGGTGCCACGCCTAAAGGTGCAGCTACAACAACAAGCCCAGCTGGAAAAGAGATTCCGGGTAAACCTGAATGGAAAAAAGATTTTATTGGAATATGTATAGCTCATGGAATAGAATATGCCGCTACAGCCACTCCAGCTTATTGGGGAGATTACTTAATGAAAGTTAGGAAGGCAATAGAGGTTGATGGGCCAGCTGTAATAAATGTTTTAACTCCATGCCCTTTAGGTTGGCGATATGAATCGAAAGATACTATTAAAATCGCTAGATTAGCGGTTTTAACAAGGTACTTTCCAATTTATGAATATGAAAAAGGAAAGTATAAATTAAACATTAAGGTTCCAAAACCTTTGCCTGTAGAAGAATTTTTAAAAATTCAAGGAAGATTTAGACATTTATTTAAACCAGAGTTTAAGAAAGATCTTGAAGAAGTAAAGCTTTATGTTGAAGAAAACTGGAATAGGATATTGAAGTTATGCGGCGAAACCTAA